A window of Bradyrhizobium diazoefficiens genomic DNA:
GGACGCGACGCGCGCGAGCCAATTAGCTCTTGTCGAGCTCTTACGCATTGCCCAGCGCACGGTCCCTTCGCGGCGATCAGTACTGGCGCAAGCTTCGATGCCAGTCTCGCTGTGCTTCTGCTTTCTGCCGGCGGAGCGCTACGGCCCAGCGAACCTCAGCTATGCCGGAAAATCGCCCACCTCTGGCCGGCGCAAGAGCCCGTCGTTGTGATTGAGCGATTGCGGCGGAGCGTCATCGCACGCTTCGCTGCGGTATCCTCCCCTCGGCGTCCTGGGCGAGCTCACGGTCGAGCAGCGCCTTTATCGACCACTCGCAAGTGGCCCTCAAGCGGGCGCAGCGTGTCCGTCGGGCCAGGCCGGGACCACGGCGTCATTATCGTCACCGAGAAAACCTGTGACAATATAAAAGAGATCTTATGTTGCCGAACTAGGCTACATGGTCACGGATCGAATCGATCGACGTGTGTACTGATGCCCCCTAGACTCACCAAACCGAACGACCAGCTCCGCCCGCCTGTTGCTCGTTCTTCACAGCTACCAAACAATCCTCGACCGTGTGATGGCTTCGCAGATCGCGCGCATCGGCGCACTCATTCTTCAGCGGGTACGGGAAGCGCGGTCTGCCGCAAGGTCTCGTATGTTATGCCCCAGTTCTCTCGAACTCGCGCCCACCAATGGTGTTTGGAAGACCTCGATGGCGCACCCAGCTGCGCGGCAAATAATTTATACATTGCCAGCTTCTTGCCGAAGAACAGGCTCCTGACTTATTGTTCACGACAGCCCGGACATGAACATCTCTGTTCAAGTAATCGTTGGCATCACCACGCCAAAACAGAATGCTGTGAGGGAGCGTCCATCTTGTCGACCATGGAGCGCCAATGCAATTGAGGATACCCGTCTTTCTACCCTCAATTGCAACACTCTGGCGAACTCTTCTTCGAATCCTGCCGCGCCAACTCTCACGCCAATAGCCGGCGGGCAAGCACGCGATACTTGTGGGTTTCGTTTGGGCCATCGTAGATGCGCGACATGCGCTGAAGGTCGTACCAATGTGCAAGCGGGCTCTCATATGTGCAACCAGCAGCGCCGTGGATCTGGACCGCTCGGTCGACGACGCGGTCGACCATTTCGGCGGAGGTCATCTTGATCATACCTGCTTCCATGCGGGTATCATCGCCGCGATCATCCTTCTCCGCGCAGGTATACAGCATCAGCCGCTGCTGCTGGATTTCGATCCATGAGTCCACGATCATCGACTGGATAGCTTGCTTCTCGCTGAGCGGACTTTCGAACACGACTCGCTTCTTGGCGTAGTCGACCATCATATCATAGCTGCGCTGAGCAATTCCGAGCGCCTTGGCCCCAAGTTCGAAGCGAGCCCTTGATAGTTGCTGTTGTGCGACTTTGAATCCGGCGCCCTCGCCCCCGATGAACGCAACGTCATCAACCCTGCAATTCTCAAGCGTCAGCTCGTGCGTCATGTAGCCACCAAGCATAGGTACTGGGCGCGCGATAAGGCCCGGATTATCCTTCTCGACGACAAACATCGAAATGTCCTTGGCGCTTTTCTCCTTGCTTGTGCGGGCGAAAACCAAGACGCCATCCGTGTCGTCGAAGAAGCTGACCCAGCTCTTTGCGCCGTTGATGATCCAAGTGTCGCCATCCCGCCTCGCGGAAGTCGAAACAGAGCGAGCCGGATCTGCTCCGCCACCCGGCTCGGTTAGCGCAAAGCAATATCGCTTGGCGTCAGTCAGAAGGGGATCGAGGTAACGCGCTTTCTGCTCGCCTTGTAAATGGAACAGAGCATGGTGGACCTCGCCGCCAAAGTGGATCGGCGCCAGACATTTGTAATTCTCCTCGAAGACGGCCAGTCGATCGACCAGGGAAAGATGCACCCTGCTTAGTTCGCGCGGCAGGCGGAGCCCCCACAAACCGGCCTCCCGGGCCGCTGCACGTCCGGGCTCATAGTCCTCCCGGCTTAGCTTCTCGCCTCTGAGAATTCGCGTCTCAAGGGGCGCCTGGTGGTCCTTGACGATCCTCCGAACCAAATCGACCAGCGCTCGTGTTTCTTCCTTGAACTCGTACATGTCATTTCCTGTCAGTTGTTCCAGATGATCGATCAAATCGGCAGGGGTCTCCTGAAGCGCCTGTCAGGCTCGACCGCCCGGGTTGACCGTGCTGGCGTTCTGCGAACTTAGTGTCCGGCCGAAGTCGGACCAACTACCGAACTAGGGGGGATACAATCGGTGGCCTCGTCGCCCCATACGTGGTAAAGTTTTCAAGGTTGCACTATGCAAGGTCACGAGCCCCATTCCTGGCTCGACCAGGGGTCTGGGAGGCTCACTCGACTTCATCTGGTTTTGGGTAGGTGTTGGACTTACATCATCCGGAAATTGGGCCGATCTATCCTGGTGCGGCATCGACGCGTCTACAGAAACCAGCCGACGAATTCGCCGCAAGGGCAGCGTTTCATGTAGTTGGCTTCGCTGCTATACGGGATGGATCGGGATGTTTCACTTGTGAGACGATCTCATCGTCTGGGAATGCAAGCCAGCACGTGACACATTCGGCTTCGAACACCTTGAGCACGGCGAGAGCCACCAGATCAGCTTGATCTCCGATCGTCGAAATTTATCCAGCATCTCTCCGAGTTCGCCGCCAATTTTGTAACGCCCGGCTACCGCACCTGCCCACATCACGGTAGGTGCTCGAGCACTTGCCGGCGGCTCGTTCAAAGTCGGGGATTGGCGATGAACGTGATCTGAGCAGTCGGCAAAAGTGCGATTGTCGATTCGGCTCGCTCGCATCGTGGTCGGGCGAGAGAACGATCGTGAGATCGAGTTCCCGACGGACGATCGTCTCCGGAGCCCCCGAAATCGCCGCCCTGCAAGTGGCCGCTCGCGGATCGAACTTACTTGCATATTCTTCCAAACGGACCATTGCGCGACCTGCTCGTCCATAGCAACAGTTCGCGTCTACCGCACAGCCTTTGAGTTTTAAGCGCTGGACTGGACACGAAGGCGTCGCGCCCCAAAGGAAAAAGCCTGACACAGCGCGATGAACCGGTATCCCGCATTCAGATTGATGGCGCACGCCGCCTCAAAAGGGAGCGGCGCCTTTTGATTGTCATGGTCTGGCTCCGAGTACTGCGCGTGACCGCTACCTGAGGCGCAGCAACTTGCGCTTCGGTCAACTACCAACGTTAGTGATTGATCTTCGTAGCGGCCTGTTGAATTACTATTCGATGGACATCGGTTTGATCGCAAAGAGCTCGCGATGCAACAGCCACATTCAGGTCTTGCCACCTGACGGATACGCTGGATCATAACCCGCAGAGATTCTGCGCTCTCACAGTGACTTCTGGTCTGAGTCTCGGCCGTAGCCGATCGATTAGCCAGAGCCGACCTCGTTAGACTGTAAGGAAGGGCGAAATATGAATCAAACCGTCGATCAGATTCCGCCGTATCGTTGGGCCAAACGGGCACGCGATACTGTCGCTCCGGAGGGGAGCACGACATCGGGCGGCGACCTCATTGAGCTTGGCGGAGGATTCGATTTTCCCGACGCGCTGCCGGACATCGTGTCGGAGGCGAAGGCGGCCGCCGAGTTGAAGCGCGAGACACTGCAATATGGTCCGCTCTATGGGCTCAATGACTTACGCGATGCCATCGCCGAAAATCTTCGCCAGGATGGGATCGCGACCACTCGGGAGAACATTCTGGTCGTCAACGGCGCCAAACATGGGCTGGACCTGACGTGCCGGATCTTCCTTGAGCCCGAGGACCCCGTAATCGTGGGCGCACCCACTTACCTGATGGCTGCTAAAATCCTGAAGCATGCAGAGGCCCGCTTCGTGTCCATACCTCAGGACGAAGAGGGCTTGGATACGGAGATCCTCAGGGACCGGCTGCAGGCACGGCAGGCTGCCGGCGAACCCATGCCCAAGTTGATGTACGACATGCCGGATTTCCACAATCCGACTGGCATCCCGATGTCGGCCGTTCGCCGGCAGAGGCTTGTCGATTTAGCAAAGCAGTATGACTTCGTCATTATCGAAGACGATCCTTATCGCCGCATCCGATTCGAGGGTGAAGCGGTGCCCCCAATAAAGGCCTTCGACAAGAGCGGCAGGGTGATCGGCTTGGGCACCGTTTCCAAGATTCTCGCGCCAGGCCTGCGCATCGGCTGGGTAAACGCTGACCCCGCCATCGTCCGCCGCATGGCCGCGCACAAGTCCGACGGCGGCTCCTGCCCGATGCTGCAACGAATTGTTGTCCAGCTCTTGCGTAACGGAAAAATGGACCAGCACGTCGCAACGCTCACAACCGTGCTGCGCGGCCACCGAAACGCGATGATCGACACTATTCGCGAGCACCTACCCGACACCTCAGTTCATGTGCCACACGGCGGCTACTTTCTTTGGGTCCGGCTGCCGCCTGGGATCGATGCGAACGAACTCGTCCGCCGCGCCGTGAAGGAGGGCGTGTCCATCATCTCTGGCCGGCTGTGCTTTGCCGAAGAACCGTCCGGCTCCTTTGTCCGCCTTGCTTACAGCTTCAGCACACCGGCCGAAATCGCCGAGGGCATCAAACGACTGGGTCGCGCCTATGCTGCCATGCGATCCTATGCCGACACATCGTCCGGCGGAGTGCTCTGACGTGGCCGGTTCATTACGGCCAAAACCGGTCTGGCGGGGTATGTTTTCCGCTATGGTTGAAGTGCTAGCTCTGCACAGTGATTTTGACAGGTTGGGTCCGGCGGTCAGATTAGCTCTGGCAGGAGTTTCGGATCAATGAGGACCTCGATGCTGCGAGGCGTCCTTGGCTGCCGTCTGATGAGGCCGACACGTTCCAGCGTCAGCACCATCTGGTGAACCGACGGCGGGCTGACGCGGAAATATTCCTGCATGTCGGTCTCGGCCGGGGGCCTGCGATGCAGCCGGGTGTAGAGGTGGATAAAAGCCAGATACTGCCCCTGCGTGGGCGTGAAGGGTTTTGTCGAAGGACTCAAGCCGGCCATCCGATTCAGTTGTTCGTGCGTGCCTCGAACGAGGAGGCACGCCATGAATGTACGCTATCGGGTCGAACTCAGCCAAATCGAGCGCACCGAACTGAGGGCGCTGCTCAGCGGCGGCAAGCATGCGTCCCGCAAGCTCAAGCGAGCGCAGATTTTGCTGGCCGCCGATGCCGGGACCAGCGACGAGGAGGTCGCAAGGAGCGTTGGCGTGAGCAGCTCGACCGTATATCGGACCAAGCGACGCTTCGTGGAAGGCAATCTGGAGCGGGCGCTGAGCGAAGAGCCGCGTCCCGGAGCGGAGCGCAAACTCACCGGCAAGGAAGAAGCCTTGCTGGTGGCGACCGCCTGTGCCAGTCCCCCGAAGGGCCGTGCCCGCTGGACGCTCAAGCTGCTGGCAGGCGCGATGGTCAAACTCACCGAACACAAGAGCCTGTCGCACGAGACGGTTCGCCGGCGCCTGGCGGAAAACGACCTCAAGCCCTGGCGCAAAGACATGTGGTGCATTCCGCAGGTCGATGGCGAATACGTCGCCCGCATGGAGGATGTGCTCGACCTTTACGCCGAGGCGTCTGATCCCGCGCGGCCGGTGGTATGCTTCGATGAAAGCCCCGTGCAACTCATCGGCCAAACGCGTCAGCCCATTCCGGCCAAGCCCGGTAGGCTCGAACGTTACGATTATGAGTATCGTCGCAATGGCACCGTCAATCTCTTCGTCCTGCTCGACGTGCATCGTCCCTGGCGCAAGGTCAAAGTCACTGAGCGGCGCGCGGCAAAAGACTACGCCGAATGCATGCGCGAGCTCGTCGACATCCATTATCCCGACGCTGAGATCATCCGGGTCGTTCAGGATAATTTATCGACCCACTCCGCCGGCGCCCTCTATCAGGCGTTCCCGCCCGCCGAAGCCAGGCGGATTTTGGGACGGCTTGAGTTCCACTACACGCCAAAGCACGCAGGTTGGCTCAACATAGTCGAGATCGAAATCGGCGTCCTGCGAGGCCAGTGCCTGGATCGCAGGATCGACGATCCCAACTGCGCCGCGAAATCACCGCTTGGGAACGACAACGAAATACCGCCCGCTCCCGCATCAAATGGATGTTCACGACAGACAAGGCTCGCGCCAAAATGGCAGGCGCCTATCCCGCCACTTCCAAAGAGTCATAATCACTGTGACGAGGTACTAGTAGGACTTTCTGCATGTGAAATTGCCGATGACCTCCATCGAGATCGAAAAAGCGGCCGACTTCGGTTTGAGCAAGTAAAAAAGCGCGGTTCCGCGGAGCCAAGCGTGACTGCACATAGGGGCTAACCAGAACAAAGTCGGCCCGCCGTTCTCAAGAAGTCCTGCCCGGATTTGAATGTGTCGCACACCAACTCTCCCATTGCTCGCCTTGCTGCTCGCTCGTCCCGCAATTCGGATCCGACGCCTGCACAAACCGAACCCCTATTCTCGCGTTGATTCGCAAGTCTGGAGAAGCTGCGGCGGCAATTAGTTCAGGGCCGCCTTTCGCGTTCCCGTCGGCGAATGGTGAGCCGCTCCGATCGCTTGTTGAGATGGCGAAGCTCGCGATCAGAGACATCGACGCATTTTGGCTCTCTGCAGCGAGTAATGCGCCCCCGCACTGCAGACTCGGGGACGCTGGCTCGTGTACGCATTCCTTCCGAAGCGCGCATCAGATGGCTATGTTCCCTTTTCTTCAAGGACCTCCTTCAGAATGGCGACTGCTTCGTCGAAAATAGTCTCTTCGATTGTGAGGGGGAAAAGGAACCGGATCACGCTTCTATCTGAGCCTGCATACACCAACAACAAGCCGCGCTCGAGCGCGCGCCTCTGCACTCGCTTAGCCAATTCCGCATCCGGCTCACGCGTGCCGGGCCTGCAGAACTCAATCGCAATCATCCCGCCCAGCCCACGAACGTCCGCGATGCCTAGTACGCTATTCTTTAGCACGGTTAGCTTTGCCTTTAGCCGTTCGCCCAACGCTGTAGCTCGTTCACAAAGACGCTCCTCATCGATAATGTCGAGCACCGCATGTGCCGCCGCGATCGCCAGCGGATTTCCCGCATACGTACCACCCAGCCCCCCGGGCGGGAGCGCATCCATGATCTCGGCGCGTCCCGACACGCCCGAGAGCGGCATACCCCCGGCCAAACTCTTCGCCATCGTTGTTACGTCGGGCACGACATCATAGTGCTGCATGGCGAAGAATTTGCCGGTGCGCGCAAAACCGGACTGGATTTCGTCGGCGATAAGCAGAATTTCATGTTGATCGCAGATCTTGCGCAGCCCGCGCACAAAATCCGCCGGCGCCACGTAGAAGCCGCCATCGCCTTGTACGGGCTCGAAAATGATCGCAGCCACACACTTCGGATCGATGTCAGCTTTGAAGAGAAATTCGATGGCGCGCAGCGAGTCGGCTGTCGTCACGCCGTGCAGCCGATCCGGATACGGCGCATGAAACACTCCCGGCGAGCCCCCGCCCAAGCCGAGCTTGTGCGGCGCAACCATGCCCGTGAGCGTCCTGCCAAACAAGGTGCGGCCATGAAAGCCGCCTGCAAAGGCGATCACTCCCGGGCGGCCGGTGGCCACGCGCGCGATTTTTATGGCATTTTCCACCGCTTCAACCCCAGTTGTGAAGAAAGCCGTTTTCTTGGCGAAGTTACCAGGTACGCGACGGTTGATCTTCTCGGCCAGTTCCACGTAAGAAGCGTATGGCACAATCCCGTAGCAGGTGTGGGTGAAACGGTCCAGCTGCTCGCGGATCGCGGCCACGATCTTAGGATGGCGATGACCTGTGTTCAGCACTCCAACGCCTCCGATGAAATCAATGAAACGTCGGCCTTCGATATCCCACAACTGAGCGTTATCGGCATAGGCGGCGTAAAGTTCGCATAGCGTGCTCTGGCCACGCGGCGTCGCGGCTTTCCTGCGACTCTCCATGTCAGGTCTCTTCAAAGTCTTCGAAGTCTCCACAATCATTCCGTGTTACTCCTATGTCGGTTGGTGGCATTCAGAGCATTCAGTAGAGTTCTACGAAGTAATCGCTGGATGGGTATCTGATTGCCTGTTGCGTTCTTTCCCGTGACAGTCACGATAGCGAACTCTTTTAGTACGCTATAGGCAGCGGACAAGGTTTGGCAGTTCGAGGGCACTCCCCGTCGCCTACGGTATCGGGACATGCGCGTCAGATAGGGTAATGTCCTAGCGAAGAGCGGAAGCGGGTCTTGACGTAAACTCCGTCGCGAGGCGGCGGAACGCGCGGAGAAGTGCTGGCCCTGATCTTGATTGTCGCGAACTTCGCGCCGGAGCGCGTATGGAGTCGTTCACGCAAATCATCAATGCCGTTGAGATTCGTGATTTTGTCACTCCACGAGAAGCCGCACGTCCTTGCGACTTGCTCGAGGGCTAGACCGCGCCCGGTGTGGCTCTCCTGCCAACCGGTTTGGCCAAAGTGGCCGTTGTCGAGGACAGCCACTGTCAGGTTGGCGGGCTTACGGATCGCGATGGTCGCAAGCGCTCCAAAGCCCATCAGCATATCGCCGTCACCTGTGAGGACAAGCACCGAATAGTCGGGTCTGGCCGTCGCGAGTCCGAGGCCGATCATCGCGGCACCGCCCATGGCACCCCACAAGTAGTAGTTATTGTCATGGTCGCCGGCTGCCATGACGTCGAATGACGCCGAGCCGATGCCGCCAACAACCAACAGCTTCTTCCGACCAGAAAGCAGCCGAGCCACTACCTCGCGGCGGTCGAGCGAACCGTACTGCATCAGCTCACTCATTGCTTTTCTCCGATCAATCGCTGCCCGAGCAATAACGCACACGCATGACCCCCGTTAAATGCCATCGTAGCGGCGCCGTGCAGAAGGGGTTCGACGTCCTTAGGATCGTCCGCCCGCCAGGTCATGACATTCATTAGGGTCAGCGCCTTCTCGGTCGCCCGTCCCATGGGGGTCTGCCATGGATTCAACTCCGCCCAATCGCCGCGCATGGCAACGACCATCAGAAGCGGAAACCGTGTACAGCACTGCAGCGCCAACGCATTTATGCAGTTCCCCACACCACTCGATTGCATGAGAAGTACACCGCGATCGCCTCCCAGCCACGCTCCGGCCAGGTAGCCGATACCTTCCTCCTCCGTCGTCAGGACCACGGCGCTGATCTCCTTGTCCGCCTCGGCCTCACGGATCGTCGTCGAATGGGGGATATCCGGAACGTAAACGACGTGCTTAACGCCATGCTGCTTCAGCACGCGAAAAACGTCTTCTTGCCAGCATTGCTGTCCAACTACTGCCGTATCCATATGTATTGCTCCCTTCTTCAAGCTCAAATCGTACCATCTCCATAAATTCACAAACGCAATGGATGACGCTCGCACGCGCCTGTTGCCGAGACTTGCCCTACTCTCCTCCGCTAGCGCGCTTGCATCGAACGTACAGCAGGACAGGCGGTCGGGTTGATTGACACGGACCACGACGAAGTTATGGGCGATGTCACTCTGGCTGAGCAGCGAGTTCTGCAGATTGGTTTCCATCAATCGGAGCGCATAAGAGACGCCGCTGTAGGAATGAGTTTGAGCATATTAAAAACGGACTTGCGCATCACCGCTCGCAAATGGCTGAGGTTATCGCCAGACCATCTCACATGTGTCTTTGATCTATAGACATTGGCCACTCAAGCAACTACCAGAGCTGGGAATTGACCTAGGATTTAGGGCTTCTGAGTAGATGAGGGAACGTCACCAGCACCAGGACGAGCTCAGGATTCCAATCCGTTCTTGTTTAGGACCGAGCCCGGTACTGACGTTAGGCGTTCCTGCGCGAACCGCGCATCGTGTGCAGCGCCTCTCTAGCTATCGACTCGTGATAGCGTACATTGTCCTCTCGGCAGAGAGACGAGAATTTCATGGCAAACCGTGACCAAGCGCCCTCAGGCCCGAGAAACCACGCAGAAGCATCTGCCACAAGTTAGCTCCCGTGGAAGAGCCATTTTCGGCACTAGGGCGATCTGTTGGAGACTCTCCAGCTTCAGCTCAAACCAGGGCGCAAGTGGCACCCTGCGGCGCATCGGCTCTCTCGATCCACCCTGAACCGTCCTTCGATCTGCGTTTGATCGTGCTGATGCGATGACGGGGATTCCGATGCCCTGGTCGAGACGAGCGGTGGCTGGTGTTGTTCTAAGAATGTGCCGGCCTCAGCCGCGCTTGCCTAACCGGCTAGGCCTGCGAGAGCCCCTGCGGAGGAAGCGGATGTCGGGGTCACGCTCAAGGAATGCGTGTCGTTCTTGTGCTCTGGGATGAAACTAGCGCGCGGACATTGCGAGCGGCGGCTGCCCGATTAACTATATTCTTGGGATCGGCAGCCGCGGCGGCTAATGCTGTATGGCCAGGTAGTCGTCGCGCCAGGCTCAAGCCGCCCTGCACCGCCCTTTTGTGGATGGCTGGCGTCGCACCGGGGAGCTATGGCGCATCCGGAAGCAAGAGGTTTTTTCGCGATCGAGCACAATACCATGGGCGAAGCAATCAAGTTTAGGTTGGGTGGAGCCCTCTACCATTCTGCTTCACTGATGGCGTGCGCCTCCCAAACAAATTGTCCATCCCTCCA
This region includes:
- a CDS encoding acyl-CoA dehydrogenase, with the translated sequence MIDHLEQLTGNDMYEFKEETRALVDLVRRIVKDHQAPLETRILRGEKLSREDYEPGRAAAREAGLWGLRLPRELSRVHLSLVDRLAVFEENYKCLAPIHFGGEVHHALFHLQGEQKARYLDPLLTDAKRYCFALTEPGGGADPARSVSTSARRDGDTWIINGAKSWVSFFDDTDGVLVFARTSKEKSAKDISMFVVEKDNPGLIARPVPMLGGYMTHELTLENCRVDDVAFIGGEGAGFKVAQQQLSRARFELGAKALGIAQRSYDMMVDYAKKRVVFESPLSEKQAIQSMIVDSWIEIQQQRLMLYTCAEKDDRGDDTRMEAGMIKMTSAEMVDRVVDRAVQIHGAAGCTYESPLAHWYDLQRMSRIYDGPNETHKYRVLARRLLA
- a CDS encoding PLP-dependent aminotransferase family protein, producing the protein MNQTVDQIPPYRWAKRARDTVAPEGSTTSGGDLIELGGGFDFPDALPDIVSEAKAAAELKRETLQYGPLYGLNDLRDAIAENLRQDGIATTRENILVVNGAKHGLDLTCRIFLEPEDPVIVGAPTYLMAAKILKHAEARFVSIPQDEEGLDTEILRDRLQARQAAGEPMPKLMYDMPDFHNPTGIPMSAVRRQRLVDLAKQYDFVIIEDDPYRRIRFEGEAVPPIKAFDKSGRVIGLGTVSKILAPGLRIGWVNADPAIVRRMAAHKSDGGSCPMLQRIVVQLLRNGKMDQHVATLTTVLRGHRNAMIDTIREHLPDTSVHVPHGGYFLWVRLPPGIDANELVRRAVKEGVSIISGRLCFAEEPSGSFVRLAYSFSTPAEIAEGIKRLGRAYAAMRSYADTSSGGVL
- a CDS encoding MarR family winged helix-turn-helix transcriptional regulator — its product is MSPSTKPFTPTQGQYLAFIHLYTRLHRRPPAETDMQEYFRVSPPSVHQMVLTLERVGLIRRQPRTPRSIEVLIDPKLLPELI
- the gabT gene encoding 4-aminobutyrate--2-oxoglutarate transaminase, which gives rise to MESRRKAATPRGQSTLCELYAAYADNAQLWDIEGRRFIDFIGGVGVLNTGHRHPKIVAAIREQLDRFTHTCYGIVPYASYVELAEKINRRVPGNFAKKTAFFTTGVEAVENAIKIARVATGRPGVIAFAGGFHGRTLFGRTLTGMVAPHKLGLGGGSPGVFHAPYPDRLHGVTTADSLRAIEFLFKADIDPKCVAAIIFEPVQGDGGFYVAPADFVRGLRKICDQHEILLIADEIQSGFARTGKFFAMQHYDVVPDVTTMAKSLAGGMPLSGVSGRAEIMDALPPGGLGGTYAGNPLAIAAAHAVLDIIDEERLCERATALGERLKAKLTVLKNSVLGIADVRGLGGMIAIEFCRPGTREPDAELAKRVQRRALERGLLLVYAGSDRSVIRFLFPLTIEETIFDEAVAILKEVLEEKGT
- a CDS encoding thiamine pyrophosphate-dependent enzyme; this translates as MSELMQYGSLDRREVVARLLSGRKKLLVVGGIGSASFDVMAAGDHDNNYYLWGAMGGAAMIGLGLATARPDYSVLVLTGDGDMLMGFGALATIAIRKPANLTVAVLDNGHFGQTGWQESHTGRGLALEQVARTCGFSWSDKITNLNGIDDLRERLHTRSGAKFATIKIRASTSPRVPPPRDGVYVKTRFRSSLGHYPI
- a CDS encoding thiamine pyrophosphate-binding protein, with amino-acid sequence MDTAVVGQQCWQEDVFRVLKQHGVKHVVYVPDIPHSTTIREAEADKEISAVVLTTEEEGIGYLAGAWLGGDRGVLLMQSSGVGNCINALALQCCTRFPLLMVVAMRGDWAELNPWQTPMGRATEKALTLMNVMTWRADDPKDVEPLLHGAATMAFNGGHACALLLGQRLIGEKQ